The genomic stretch aaaataaattattaaagatTTGATCCATTAGTAAATAAAGTGTTCAAGATGATATTAGAGAGGTTCACAATCCACAAAAATACAAACCCTAAAAGATTACAATATCACTCAATACGTTTCACACATTATTTAGGTTTGCAGCTTTCTTTTTATATGCAATGTCTgactggatttgggcttcaaaacgcAGCAAATCAGTTGCTGAAAATCTGCAGAAACTTCTGCATAAAAATAGGACTTGAATCATATGTTTCCTAAAATATCTCAACATTTAGAGAAATAGATTAATCTTCTAAATTCAAATAGAATCTCTGATTTCTCAATCTTGAACGCCACATAGGATAACAAATTTTCCCAGAATATTCTGAACCAGTTATACACTAAATATAGCTAATTGCACAACTGCAATAGACACGATGTTGGATCACCATGATAGGACATCTTGTTCAAACATGTTTTTCTGCATGTTAGAACATCTTGATCAGCATGTTGATTtcaagttagttttaccaaaattaATGTCAATCATAAAAATAGAGAAATAACATTTAATGTTAATGAATGTCATGACGAATGAGATGTATCACACACATATCAAACATATACTACATACACAATAtatcaaacaaacaaatatatatgaACAGTTAATTAAAGGTACACTAATAGAAGGTGAAAGAGAGTGGAACGATTATACTAATTTAATGATGTAGGCTCTAACTTGCTACACAAGTAATGGTTAGCACACAAAACTTAAGCAAAAGCACAATACGATCAAAACAAAATACAATTGGATACGCCTTCCTTTGCACGTCTGGAGAGAAATTCTCAGACACTCCTtaataatatatcaaataaaGTGAAATGAAACATGTTGATTATCTTTGCTTGTGTATTGCCGTCCAACAATGATTAATTACTTCGTTGCGTGAACTTATGTGACAGCAAACTTGGAGAACTCTTTAACATTTGACAATAATTTGACTCATTCAAAAACTTATTACTTTGAGTCTTCTCATATGCTTGTTGAACAATTAATGTACACACCAACATCTTCATAGAAACTATCTTCATCTTCCTTCACAAGAACCTTGGGAGAGTAGGTCTTCAAGGAGATACTTCTATTTTCTTCTAACAATccttttctccttttttattAGATTTAGATGCTTCAAGCTTCATGATACATCAACTTTCAAAATAATACTAAAATATCTACAGTCTTCAAGCCATGTGACTAGGTGGTCATTCCTGCACATAGACCTTAGCACCGTGTCAGTTCAATCTTAATTAAATAAAGTCACATTAAAATTCTaactaataaatatataaatgttaatataataatattaaattacttcACATAACTCCAAAATCATTAAATCAACTGATATTATTAAGTATAcaacataattatttaataatatatatagacCCTACTATTTGAAATACCTGAGTTCTATTAAACACACCCTTTAAATAGTTCTACTTCTAACCGATATCCTCAACTTTTGAGATTGGAAGACCtaatcaataattaataattcaatagttaaatattatttttgtcacCTTAGAAATATGTATTTAATAATGTAAGTGAATAAAATAAGTTTATCTACAACAAGGCATGATTTAGGCCCTCTCAAGGGAATCAAAATCTATTGGCGGAGAAATCTAATTAAGAATCGTATTGGTAATGGCATAACACCTGAACCAGTATCCTAAAATTTTAAGCTATTAATCTTTATTAAAAAAGCAATTAGTGTACTGTGAGCCTGTTGcacttatttaaattaatttcaaaaaattcaatttaatttgtgGCATTACATCATCAAAGCATGATTCAtgaaccatttttattttattatggagGAAAACAACAAGATATAATCAACTatcatatttgaaataaaaactaaCAGAATCAAACAATAGGCTATCCAAAAGCTGAGATAGTAATATGTATTTTTCAACCGTTCTGCATTCGAATACAATTTTAGAAATGAAACAGTGTTAAATTCTCTTGAAATAGTGTTTTTTTAATCAACTTGGACTAAAGTTCGACTAATTAActccacaattttttttttcttttcaaattattATAAGTTTAATATTATAACACCTGAACCGACATTGTAAAATTTAAAGCTATTTTTCTTAAAACACTCTTACTGCATACTTAGGTTTTCTTATATACCATGTGTGCTTTCAATAATGCTCatctgcttccgtagatgtattttcgaaaatatttttttacatttgcATGAAAATGTTCCGTAAATGTATATACGAAAAGCTTCCGTATGCATATCTACGGAATGACCCAgacaaaaaaaaatcagaaaatcaACATTGCAATGATAAAAACAACATTCATAAATTAAAACCGGCATTACATTGATAATTTCAACaacaaattaaatattacatctcAATAGCCCGGTGGACGCTTGCACATCTCTAAGATTTGCTCGAGCGTTCTTTGCACCGTCACTACGAACTCGAGCGAGATTTTCTCTTCGAAACCGTAATACGTTCGCCACATCGCTAAAACATCCTCTTGATTCTTGAGCTCAATGTTGCTGTAAACGACGTTCCCTCCGTTATCAAATGAAGAtgaacgatactcgagcttcACAACCTTCCGTTTGTCACCGTATGATAGGCGGTAATGAATTTCGTCAATGATAACGTCGAGCGAGGTGTACTCGTTGAATTTGAACGTCCGCCTGAGTGTTCTACCATCGGAGTATGAGACACTTGCGACATATAAACGGACGTTGTACTCATAttgagacatttttgtgtttgtgtgaaatacaatattagaaaccccaaatttatagaaaacCTAAGTGAATATGGACCATCCATTTTCTGTCACAGAATGTTCCGTAGGTATATCCATGGAAGGAACCCAAATATTTTGGTTTCGTAGGTATATCTACGGTAAATATCcataatttcaaattttgaacctttcgtagatacatctacggaagtttcCCTGTTAGTTTATTTAGCAGAACAAAATTATAATGCAGTCCAGAATTTAAAAAGACATAAACACCAAACTAAACCTTCCATTAAAATTTATAGTTgacaaaaaatgattatattgcaatgttaaagAGTGTATACATTACACTTTGAAACTACAAAACACATCAAAAGAACTATCGCTGGATAAATCTATTGGTGTTTCCAATTTTGACCGTTCCTTATTCGCTTCCTTCTCGATGTTGTTTAATCTTTCGAATTCGTGCATCCTATCATCAAAAAGATTCGGTCATGTCTCAGCATCTTCGGAATGATGAAGCGCCCATTCCGACGATGTAGGTGGTATGGGCATCTCAGTTTCAAGTAAATGCGGTGCGGAGGGGGAAAAAGTTTTCGAAAAACCATAACGCGTCAAGTCAATGTACACCCTACCATACGCGCTTGCAATAAGATGTCCCATTTCCGGGAATTTCATCCATTTTGACACTGGTGCGTAAGCGCCCAACCAAGGACCAAGATATTCGTTAACCGCTTCAAATTTAACTTCGTCACCATATAACCGTGTGCTCGAGTCTTTATGCATATTCAACTCTTGGATAAGTTGTTGACGGACAAGCGTATGGCTATCCTCTCCATTACCAAGCAACGGTGATACGGCCCGGTAACCGCAATTACCGTTCTCCGCAACGTTGATGATCCTCTtaatgtatttgtgcataaaaaccgACATCTGTTCGATGAATGAAATTTTCGGTGGAATAGGCATCTCTTCGATGATTGGAATTTTCGGCGGAATAGGTGTCGAAGGCGGTTTGCTTATGCGAGCTCCTTTATTTGATCTTGTTTGAGATTTTTGAGATTTTGGAGTCAGTGAGTCGGGAAAAAGTTTATTGACGTGTTCACAATACGAAAGAGCCAGTGTAGTCGAGTTGTCATTCGGTGTAGGCTTCAATTTCTTCGGTGCACCCTTTGTCTTAATCAGTTGAGAAGGCGGTTTCATGTCGGTTGTTTCGGAATATCCAATCTTGCGCAATTGTTCTTTGATGTGGAGTTTCTTTTGTCATCGACTTTCGAAAACCTCTCTTGTATCGCTTCCAATTAGGAAGTAATAGAGATATTCAATTTTCTGCCTTCgatgcaaccatcatcatcaaaactaagtcttttcCAATGAGGGATAACTTCATCCATTCTTATTGCCTCACCTAGTTTTATCTTTTTAGCAATATCACACGCACACGGGAGACCAAATATTTTAGAAATAGTACAACCACACTTTGCGCTATCGGAACCTATAACTTCACCTCGTTTGGCCTCTTCAAAAATATAGTTCAACCGAACCCGAGACACATTGCCGATCAATTGAGAATAAAGTATGTTGTCCTTGAATCGATGTTCTAACACCGTAATGCTCCGACCAAATGTGGTTTGTATCTCATTGTGTTGGTTTTCAATCATGAGATTTACAGAATCCCAATCTCGACACAAGTCACCTTTGCTATTAACCAACCAATTTTTCATACTAGCATGTGCCGACTCAACTCTGttggtggttgtattcccaaGATGTCGGACATTATCAGTCCATGCACAAACAACCTTCACCTTCACCTTATCAATAATGGTGCTTTaaacatatttcaataaataaGGATACTTTTCACACATTTTCCAAAATTGAATGACACAATTGACATATAATTCTTTTGTGGAAGAATTTACAATACGAATCCATGCATCAACATCACATTGGGCTTCACTGATTTTACACCTTCGGTCTCTACTTGTTTCGCCCCTACCACAGGTTTAACCTAACTTCTCACATTACATGTTTTATGATGTCGACAAAGTAATGCATTAGAATAAGGAAATACCTTTGCCAACGCATTCATCAACGCGATATCGTGGTCCGTAACAATCGCCTTAGGCATCTCGACTTGTTCCTTCAAAAGTGACCGACACAACTCTAATGCCCACCTAAAATTATTCTCTTTTCCGCACTACAAAAAAGCAAAACCAACGACGTATGTCTTCTCGGTGGATGTAACACCTACCATCTCAAATAACGGAagtctatacttgttggtcttgtaagTAGAATCGAGAAGGAGCACTGTTGGGAACGTGTTGAGCCAATTTATCGAATCTGGATGAGTCAAAAAATATCTCGGACTGTAACCTCATCGTCGCAAGTTCTGTACCACGACACGTATTTGTTATCACCCAACAATTTCAACACTTGTTGCATCTCACTTCTATCTCCCCTAATCGTCTTATTATTGCAGTACCAGatgttatacacttgccttatatttgatacaTTGTCGAATTCCTTCCAtttcaatgtggcaagtatatttttcggttggaAAAGATTCAAAGACATGTCActaatacatgtcttctcttccGGATTGAGCCGACATACACTAGAATGACCTTGTAATTTTGCACACAAGTCATGGTTATGCAAGccacaaataacactaaatttcCACTTCTTGCAAGCCATCATGTAACCACgaattttaaatggacactcgcattttctagtacCCGTGTTGTCTCTTTTAAACTTCCTTAGAGGAGGATGGTATTTCCTGCTTCTTTCACACAACATTGTTACGAACACATTTCTTCTTGCCGTACCATTATCCGATCTTCCTATTACCGCACCAAAACCAAGGTTAATTgcattcctacgaatccatgtgAGCATGCTATCATGATCATCAAATtcttgcttgttattaaagtcaccgATGACATCGACCGCCTTTACGACACCCCTTCAACCTTCGGTGAAACATCGACTGAAGGAACTAATTCTCTTAAGATATTATCGGGATGCACCATACATATTTGTAAACAATAACACAAAATCACAAGACTGTTGGAAAAAACAGCACAAACACATTTTGTAGATGCACATCCGGAgcgtgttcatcttcaacacgttccgtagatATACCTACGGAAGCAACACTACGTTTTTGACAGAAAATTGATGCATAATGTGACCAATGCAATGAACAAAGATGATTATTTACCCGAAATTTAATATTCTCTtgctctctttgatttgttgcaccaaaaagttggaattttggagtgaaaaatgatattgatgatgtagggtttttaggTTATGGAGAggtgagtgttgaagaagaagTGTAACAATGAGGAGTGATCACGCTGGTTCAAAATATACCAGATACTTCCTTAGGTGCATCTACAGAACATTCTGGCGCTAAgccattccgtagatgcatctacgaaaataGATGCATCTGAATGTAAAAGCTATTTgtctattataaaatatttttatcatatctttttaagttttttcttaaaatttaaaattttattttaataactaaCATTTTCAACTTATTatccaaaataaattttatatttatagctATTTCCCAAAGTAACACTGTTCCAAACAAAAAAGTAGAACATAGAGCTATTACTAATTGAAATGGTGCTAGCATTATAAAAGTAAGAGGTGTCACCAATTGAATTGGCGACTGCATGGGGTGTAGTCAATCTAATTGAAGACTGCATGTATTTCATAATAGATGTCGTCAATTGAATAAACACTTTCATTTATACACTGTCGCCAATTCAATTgacaacatttttttataaaatgcatACAATCGCCAGTTAGATTGACTACACCACATGCAATCGTCAATTAATTGACGACATCTCTtagcattaatttttttaaattgaattagttTGGAAAATAGGTTGAAATCATGATTATTGAGAATTTAATTGAAAATGgttaaaaaattctcaaaattttagtTGAATACACCATTTATTAATATGGGTTAAATATGTCAGATTTCTATAAATATGCGATCCTGCATTTTTCGCTCCTAAATTTTCCCTTCATGAATGGTCTtatctaaaatttttatgcatgcaattttaATATCtgctatttttaaaattttaaaaactgtttaattatcttttaatttttaaattttttaataaattttttatatatgtttaaaataatgtaaaatatttatttacttaatttaatttttttttaaaatgcaaagaattaaatataaatttttcaaattttaaaaaataataataaaaatattaaaaatctcgacttattaattaaattttgaatttattttttcaaaagactttttaaaacgttctaaacatgtctgaaaaaaatcatttaaatataCACATTAATTTTACAGTTAAACTAAAACTAGGTATATAAttcaagaaaatttcttcacccacctcccaaccttcttgcccacccctggtgaatttaccacaataccccttgtttcggaagttcatttccgaaactgtactttttttcttaaaaaaggtgttttcggaaatgcatctccgaaaacgtgttttttttaatataaaatattgatttcggagatgcatctccgaaataaagttactttttcagaaaatgtggtgtttcggaagttcatctccgaacgcaccccccttggggaattcggaaatgaacttccgaaaatatgtctggacagaagaaaatgaaaaacaacaacaattcactttatttaatcgggtgaagattacaacgataatattacatataattaaagttacatattgttgatcacaggtaggtggggatgactcaacattttgataacatcgtccgccgatctttgaagtttcgcgtccaactcgatcgggcctttcgaagaaaatcggtcgaacgttgtccacataaccgccaAATCTTcatcgttcttgatctcaaaaggtgtgaacttaatgcctccctcgtcgttaagcgatggcgagcggtactcgagcttgacaacctttcgattctcgggatagtgcaaaagcgtgttgagcgacggtatcaactccgcaaacggcgtgtcgcgcgagaagcgaaattggaacggcatcgggtagccggtttcaaagtagacgaatgctaggtgggggtaggtttgtgtcatttgtgttttgtggtgtggagaggatgaagaagagtgtgtatttatagacttattggagcattgatggcctaacaaaccttatcctgcctcaggggacatttcggaaatgaacttccgaaaataggaggcagactagcatatttcggaagttcatttcctgaattatgcagaaacagacataaattttgcattttgttgattgcttagtgtgttgtctaaattgaacatatggaattgacattaaccataaattagacaagcaagtcataaaacataattatattatacatgtattgaatcggtccgattttacatgataaacaacaatacatacaaaaaacgatccggaacaaactaaaattcaccgaaccaatcggtggatcctaagtccaaaataggctcattcttcgaccgctctctattttgctcgcgctcttggctcattatttcttcaaactccgccattcttgaaacaaaaggatccggccaagtctccgccttatttgaacgatgtgcggtccattgacaacaagtagccggtataggacaccccggtttcaaaaacacttggacgatgtgcggtccattcatgaaataagtgatgtttacctgaaattgtagctttctatgctccctttaacgtgatcaacggtttgaaacttgattttaggacgaaaaatggatggagattgattgggttttggagagggtttggaaaagtgttggagaaaaatgatgaaatagtgaaggagggaaatttgtatatgcagaaatattttcggaaatgaacttccgaaaatattaacggttttgacattttcggagattcatttccgaagacaaaaaaaattcaaaaaaaaaagcgcttcggaagttcatttctgaagcaggggtagttttggtttttcgctgggggtgaccccatagggaggtggctaaagaaattttctaattcaaAACATCTCTTTATTTGATTCGAGAGaccaaaataaaattttcatttaataTTCATAGGATATATCGATATAAAACTATTGTACTATTGGATTTCCCACGTCACCACCACTACCATTTGTTGTTTATCCCTTCCCTTTTTCTTCTTTGTTAAAAATAACCTCCATCGCTTTCGTACGTAAGAGTGTGTAACTAGTGCAACAAACACTGAACTAAACTAATCATCAATCAACTACCTCTATATATATTAGGGTTGTTAACAAATCACCATACATACCACAACACATTCAACCACACAGCGAGTGGATTCCAACAATGGCAGTACTTCATGGCAATTGGGTCAAGGTCTGTTTTCACCCTTTCATTTCCACATATTCAACCCTATTTTACATCATCTTTGTTGCTGTAGATTTATTTTTACAATTAATTATTCTTGCTCTGTTGAATTTCACTTTTTCACTATTGCTGTTGAATTTCACTTTAGTCATACCAATTGATAGAtgttttgttgtgtttgttttAGCTTATTCAATCATGTGATTTAACCTAAGTTATATTAAATTTGTGAAGTAATTTTTGTGTAAAGTTAGTGTAGTGGAAAATTGGGGTTTAAGGGTTTTTTTTGATAGTGATAGACTACTGAGGTTTTAATGGCATCAAATTTCAGGTCAAAATCAAGTTTTTGACTTCAATTTTTCTTTAACAATGAGACAAAGGATTTGAAATTGTTATTGGTATTGTTAGTTGTTGGATTAATCCAATGGTGAAAAGCCAAAAATATGGAATATTCTAAACAATCTGGTATTTGAAATTGTTAGAAGTTCTAACTATGATCTGTGTTGGTCTCTGTAGAAGTTGTCTTTACGACGACGACGACGGTGACCTAATTGGTTGATTTTGAGGTGAAAAAATCTGTATTATCTTTGACCACTATTTGTAGTCTTGAATAGTTTAATGTACTAGATAATATTCTTAAAGTTTCTCTTAGACCCTACAGATGATGTTTATGACTCTGGAAAATTGGTATACTTAATTTTATGCTAT from Vicia villosa cultivar HV-30 ecotype Madison, WI linkage group LG4, Vvil1.0, whole genome shotgun sequence encodes the following:
- the LOC131596843 gene encoding uncharacterized protein LOC131596843 yields the protein MKPPSQLIKTKGAPKKLKPTPNDNSTTLALSYCEHVNKLFPDSLTPKSQKSQTRSNKGARISKPPSTPIPPKIPIIEEMPIPPKISFIEQMSVFMHKYIKRIINVAENGNCGYRAVSPLLGNGEDSHTLVRQQLIQELNMHKDSSTRLYGDEVKFEAVNEYLGPWLGAYAPVSKWMKFPEMGHLIASAYGRVYIDLTRYGFSKTFSPSAPHLLETEMPIPPTSSEWALHHSEDAET
- the LOC131596844 gene encoding uncharacterized protein LOC131596844 codes for the protein MLCERSRKYHPPLRKFKRDNTGTRKCECPFKIRGYMMACKKWKFSVICGLHNHDLCAKLQGHSSVCRLNPEEKTCISDMSLNLFQPKNILATLKWKEFDNVSNIRQVYNIWYCNNKTIRGDRSEMQQVLKLLGDNKYVSWYRTCDDECGKENNFRWALELCRSLLKEQVEMPKAIVTDHDIALMNALAKVKVKVVCAWTDNVRHLGNTTTNRVESAHASMKNWLVNSKGDLCRDWDSVNLMIENQHNEIQTTFGRSITVLEHRFKDNILYSQLIGNVSRVRLNYIFEEAKRGEVIGSDSAKCGCTISKIFGLPCACDIAKKIKLGEAIRMDEVIPHWKRLSFDDDGCIEGRKLNISITS